In one window of Caballeronia sp. TF1N1 DNA:
- a CDS encoding rhodanese-like domain-containing protein has protein sequence MQNLTAPELAAWLADTSRPAPVLLDVREPWEVQTAKLDKIVSIPMRDIPARSEELDDDAQIVCICHHGARSAQVGMFLESRGFTNVFNLYGGIDAWSRQVDPSVPTY, from the coding sequence ATGCAAAATCTGACCGCACCCGAACTCGCCGCGTGGCTTGCCGACACATCGCGCCCCGCTCCCGTTTTGCTCGACGTGCGCGAGCCGTGGGAAGTGCAGACCGCGAAGCTCGACAAGATCGTGTCGATTCCCATGCGCGACATCCCCGCGCGTAGCGAAGAACTCGACGACGACGCGCAGATCGTCTGCATCTGCCATCACGGTGCGCGCAGCGCACAGGTCGGCATGTTTCTGGAGTCGCGCGGCTTCACGAACGTGTTCAATCTGTACGGCGGCATCGACGCGTGGTCGCGTCAGGTCGATCCTTCGGTGCCAACGTATTGA
- the lolA gene encoding outer membrane lipoprotein chaperone LolA, with product MKQHTGKKVFGAALLSASMLFASHAYASGTEQLKAFVSQVHAARGEFTQQEVKAPGKVNNGASSTTTPTKGVTSSGTFMFARPGKFIWSYEKPYSQVLQADGDKLYVYDKDLNQVTVRTLGGALGASPAAILFGSNDLDKNFTSRDAGEKGGIDWLELTPRAKDTQFERVGIGFKDGNLQAMELHDVFGNVTLLTFSNIQKNPPIKSDTFKFNVPKGADVING from the coding sequence ATGAAGCAACACACGGGGAAGAAGGTATTCGGCGCGGCGCTGCTGTCCGCGTCGATGCTGTTTGCATCGCACGCGTACGCGAGTGGCACGGAGCAGCTGAAGGCCTTCGTTTCGCAAGTCCACGCGGCACGCGGCGAATTCACGCAACAGGAAGTCAAGGCGCCGGGCAAGGTCAACAACGGCGCAAGCTCCACGACTACGCCGACCAAGGGCGTGACCTCCAGCGGCACATTCATGTTCGCGCGGCCGGGCAAGTTCATCTGGTCGTATGAAAAGCCGTACTCGCAGGTTTTGCAGGCGGACGGCGACAAGCTCTACGTCTATGACAAGGACTTGAACCAGGTCACCGTTCGCACGCTTGGCGGCGCGCTTGGCGCAAGCCCCGCCGCCATCCTTTTCGGCAGCAACGACCTCGACAAGAACTTTACCTCGCGCGATGCGGGCGAGAAGGGCGGCATCGACTGGCTGGAACTCACGCCTAGAGCGAAGGACACGCAGTTCGAACGCGTGGGCATCGGCTTCAAGGACGGCAATCTGCAAGCCATGGAACTGCACGACGTGTTCGGCAACGTCACGCTTCTTACGTTCTCGAACATTCAGAAGAACCCGCCGATCAAGAGCGATACCTTCAAGTTCAACGTGCCGAAGGGCGCGGACGTGATCAACGGGTAA
- a CDS encoding Smr/MutS family protein — MPKNQPHPNEPKLRRAATPQVSAPVEAKPADVAEAVKREGLAGLGSLKSALKAQAEKREAERVAAVRAERETLAEADEFRRAIGEIEPLKTPPRIAIARVPPPPLPLQSWRDEEAVLQEALSDEYDPETLLDIDETLSYCRPGISQEVVRKLRRGAWIVQAQLDLHGMRREEAREALAEFIREAVKRGLRCLRVIHGKGLGSVGREPVLKGKVRAWLVQKVEVIAFCQARPHDGGAGAVLVLLQPASAPRHHQHPQDKNRKAG; from the coding sequence ATGCCGAAAAACCAACCTCATCCGAACGAACCGAAACTCCGGCGCGCCGCCACGCCGCAAGTCAGCGCGCCTGTCGAAGCGAAACCCGCCGATGTCGCCGAAGCGGTGAAACGCGAAGGGCTCGCCGGACTCGGATCGCTGAAAAGCGCGTTGAAGGCGCAGGCGGAGAAGCGCGAGGCCGAACGCGTCGCGGCCGTGCGTGCGGAACGCGAAACGTTGGCCGAGGCCGATGAGTTTCGCCGCGCCATCGGCGAAATCGAGCCATTGAAGACGCCGCCGCGCATCGCTATCGCCCGCGTGCCGCCGCCACCGCTTCCGCTGCAAAGCTGGCGCGACGAGGAAGCGGTCCTGCAGGAAGCGCTCTCCGACGAATACGACCCGGAAACCCTGCTCGATATCGACGAGACGCTTTCCTACTGTCGTCCGGGCATCAGTCAGGAAGTCGTGAGGAAGTTGCGGCGCGGCGCGTGGATCGTTCAGGCGCAACTCGATCTGCACGGCATGCGCCGCGAGGAAGCGCGCGAGGCGCTTGCGGAGTTCATCCGCGAAGCCGTGAAGCGCGGGCTGCGCTGTCTGCGCGTGATTCACGGCAAGGGGCTCGGGTCCGTCGGCCGCGAGCCGGTGCTCAAGGGCAAGGTGCGCGCGTGGCTCGTGCAGAAGGTCGAAGTGATTGCGTTCTGTCAGGCGCGTCCGCACGATGGCGGCGCGGGCGCCGTGCTCGTGCTGCTGCAACCGGCGAGCGCGCCGCGACATCATCAACATCCACAAGACAAGAACCGCAAAGCGGGTTAG
- a CDS encoding protein-L-isoaspartate O-methyltransferase has protein sequence MNIEQARFNMIEQQIRPWEVLDQEILNLLSLIKRENFVPAAYRNIAFADLEIPLPGGERMLSPKVEARVLQELAIHKGETVLEIGAGSGYMAALLAHRGRSVTTVEISPELAEFAKQNLAANGVSNAHVVHGDGARGLADGAPYDVICVSGGMPVMPQELLEQLKVGGRIAAFVGTAPVMKAQIITRVDEKQFRVSDVFETLVAPLQNAVHPSLFRF, from the coding sequence ATGAACATCGAGCAAGCGCGTTTCAACATGATCGAGCAGCAGATTCGTCCTTGGGAAGTGCTGGACCAGGAGATTCTGAATCTGCTGTCGCTCATCAAGCGCGAGAACTTCGTTCCCGCCGCGTACCGCAATATCGCTTTCGCGGACCTCGAAATTCCGCTTCCCGGCGGCGAGCGCATGCTGTCGCCAAAGGTCGAGGCGCGGGTTCTGCAAGAACTGGCCATTCACAAGGGTGAGACAGTGCTGGAAATCGGCGCGGGCTCGGGCTATATGGCGGCGCTCCTCGCGCATCGCGGCCGCAGCGTGACCACGGTTGAAATCTCGCCGGAACTCGCCGAGTTCGCGAAGCAGAATCTCGCGGCGAACGGTGTGTCGAACGCGCATGTGGTTCACGGCGACGGCGCGCGGGGCTTGGCCGACGGCGCGCCTTATGACGTGATCTGCGTCTCGGGCGGCATGCCGGTCATGCCGCAGGAATTGCTCGAACAGTTGAAAGTGGGCGGGCGTATCGCCGCTTTCGTCGGCACGGCGCCGGTCATGAAGGCGCAGATCATCACGCGGGTCGACGAAAAGCAATTCCGCGTGTCCGATGTCTTCGAAACGCTCGTCGCGCCGCTGCAAAACGCGGTGCATCCTTCGCTATTCAGGTTCTGA
- a CDS encoding LysR family transcriptional regulator, which translates to MFTHLSDLDLRLIRVFLAIVDAGGVSSAQATLNVGQSTISTQLATLETRLGYRLCERGRGGFALTSRGEQFVDACRALLAAVETFDSTARHVGRKLVGTLTLGMIGNTPVSANARISEAIARFRRRDESVRLSVLVRSPGELEEMLLAGRIQMAIGYFWHRVPSLEYTQIFAEDQFAYCAREHPLFIHAGNVSPDDAAEHAWAWRSYPLPEAGALTPRTIGAVADNMEAVAMLVLSGRHLGYLPEHFAAPYVKDGLLAALNPEFMRYRVAFHMVVRAERGRGSRNAKNDIVDAFIEDMTAAHTA; encoded by the coding sequence GTGTTCACTCATCTTTCCGACCTGGATTTGCGGCTCATACGCGTGTTTCTCGCCATCGTCGATGCAGGCGGCGTTTCCTCCGCGCAGGCCACGCTCAATGTTGGCCAGTCGACCATCAGCACGCAACTCGCGACGCTCGAAACGCGCCTCGGATACCGGCTTTGCGAGCGCGGACGCGGCGGTTTCGCACTCACTTCGCGCGGCGAGCAATTCGTCGATGCATGCAGAGCGTTGCTCGCCGCTGTCGAAACGTTCGATTCCACCGCGCGCCATGTCGGCCGAAAACTCGTCGGCACGCTGACGCTCGGGATGATCGGCAACACGCCGGTGAGCGCGAATGCGCGCATCAGCGAGGCGATCGCGCGCTTCCGGCGACGCGACGAATCGGTGCGCCTATCCGTGCTCGTCCGCTCGCCAGGCGAACTCGAGGAAATGCTGCTTGCCGGCCGCATTCAGATGGCGATCGGCTACTTCTGGCATCGCGTGCCGTCGCTCGAATACACGCAGATCTTTGCCGAAGATCAGTTCGCGTACTGCGCGCGAGAGCATCCGCTTTTTATACACGCGGGCAATGTGAGTCCGGACGATGCCGCCGAGCATGCGTGGGCGTGGCGAAGCTATCCGCTGCCCGAAGCAGGCGCGCTCACGCCGCGCACTATCGGCGCGGTCGCGGACAACATGGAAGCCGTCGCCATGCTCGTGTTATCCGGGCGGCATCTCGGTTATCTGCCGGAGCATTTCGCCGCGCCTTATGTGAAAGACGGCTTGCTCGCCGCGTTGAATCCCGAGTTCATGCGTTATCGCGTGGCGTTTCACATGGTCGTGCGCGCCGAGCGCGGACGCGGCTCGCGCAATGCGAAGAACGATATCGTCGATGCATTCATCGAGGACATGACCGCCGCTCACACTGCTTAG
- a CDS encoding trimeric intracellular cation channel family protein, with the protein MHPRLTLAISIMEAFAIFAYAFSGLIEARKRRLDAVGAFLVALATAFGGGTVRDVLLSRRPFYWVEHQEYVFVIFAMAIFAPFFLRVTTRLFDQRALLITDAIGLGLFSVSGTSIALDAQMPVFTATMMGVTTGVFGGIMRDVLCNEIPLILRDSRPYAVCAFAGCWMYIGLEQLQVDTIYNVLLSTAFILVARLVTFKFDIRLPH; encoded by the coding sequence GTGCATCCCAGGCTGACTCTCGCCATTTCCATCATGGAGGCGTTCGCGATTTTCGCGTATGCATTCTCCGGTCTCATCGAGGCGCGCAAGCGCCGGCTCGACGCCGTCGGCGCCTTCCTCGTCGCCCTCGCCACGGCTTTCGGCGGCGGCACCGTACGCGACGTGCTGCTGTCACGCCGGCCGTTCTATTGGGTCGAGCATCAGGAATACGTGTTCGTCATCTTCGCGATGGCGATTTTCGCGCCCTTCTTTCTACGCGTGACGACGCGTCTGTTCGATCAGCGCGCGCTCCTCATCACCGATGCGATCGGCCTCGGACTCTTCAGCGTCTCGGGCACCTCCATCGCGCTCGATGCGCAAATGCCCGTTTTCACCGCGACGATGATGGGCGTGACCACCGGCGTGTTCGGCGGCATCATGCGCGACGTGCTGTGCAACGAGATTCCGCTGATCCTGCGCGATTCGCGGCCGTACGCAGTGTGCGCGTTCGCGGGCTGCTGGATGTATATCGGGCTTGAACAGCTTCAAGTGGACACGATCTACAACGTGCTGCTGTCTACGGCTTTCATTCTGGTCGCGCGGCTCGTCACCTTCAAATTCGATATCCGACTGCCGCATTAG
- the hemDX gene encoding fused uroporphyrinogen-III synthase HemD/membrane protein HemX, whose protein sequence is MASERRATIVVTRPAGQSAALIALLADAGFETLEFPLIDIAPVADDAPLRAALDELYGPQRYALVVFVSPNAIDHAFSRLFAPWPVDVPVAVVGPGSVAALARQGVSAPAYRVISPSAEEADPRFDSEALYTAIEATLGENGLEGKRVLIVRGDGGREWLAEHLTEAGAQVEKAAAYRRVLPEPSMHKWERIHTLLAGNPHAWLLTSSEGVRNLDELAREHLTADEITRLRHAQVICPHPRIEQAARQAGFDRMTVSGAGDERIVQAVDALYPRKSAGIQAAPHTNQARETHAKPAPADASPDTQPAAAPAHQTAQSRMTDSNDSNKASPQPNVPPPPPNTPFTPYEQQKRRGGAGTVLLWFVIVILAIAAGAGGYALNRKFERNNQALAQRVEEANAQDAQLRAKADEAASSTAALNTQVIQLQGKLNDAEAHSQALQQQYQDLASNRDDWTVAEVEQILSSASQQLQLTGNVQLALFALQSADTRLAATNGPQVVAIRKAVAQDMDKLKATPTTDLTGLAIKLDTAIDRIDSLPLSGEAPIDPARARASEPGDSASIAAATGVPRWKVLWYQITSGIGQQLSSLVSVRRIDNADAMLTSPDQGYFVRQNVKLRLLSARLSLLSRSEPTLKSDLKAADAALARYFDPSSKAVQAVRDLVKQVDQASMAVAVPNLDASLAAVHQFKRGG, encoded by the coding sequence ATGGCGAGCGAGCGTCGCGCCACCATCGTCGTCACGCGGCCTGCGGGACAATCGGCTGCGCTCATCGCGCTTCTCGCCGATGCCGGTTTCGAGACGCTCGAGTTTCCGCTCATCGACATCGCGCCCGTCGCCGACGACGCTCCTTTGCGCGCGGCCCTCGACGAACTCTACGGGCCGCAACGTTACGCGCTCGTGGTTTTCGTCTCGCCGAATGCGATCGATCATGCGTTCAGCCGTCTTTTCGCGCCGTGGCCTGTGGACGTGCCGGTGGCCGTCGTGGGTCCGGGCAGCGTCGCTGCGCTGGCGCGGCAAGGCGTGAGCGCGCCGGCGTACCGCGTGATCAGTCCGTCGGCGGAAGAAGCCGATCCGCGTTTCGATTCCGAAGCGCTCTACACGGCAATCGAAGCCACGCTCGGCGAGAACGGTCTGGAAGGCAAGCGCGTGCTGATCGTGCGTGGCGATGGCGGGCGCGAGTGGCTCGCCGAGCACCTCACCGAAGCGGGCGCGCAAGTGGAGAAGGCGGCGGCGTATCGCCGCGTGCTGCCCGAACCGTCCATGCACAAGTGGGAGCGCATCCACACGCTGCTCGCGGGCAATCCGCACGCGTGGCTGCTGACGAGTTCCGAAGGCGTGCGCAATCTCGACGAACTCGCGCGCGAACATCTCACCGCCGACGAGATCACGCGGCTGCGGCACGCGCAGGTGATCTGCCCGCATCCGCGTATCGAGCAGGCCGCGCGGCAAGCGGGTTTTGATAGGATGACGGTGTCCGGCGCCGGCGACGAGCGCATCGTGCAGGCAGTCGATGCGCTTTACCCGCGCAAATCGGCTGGAATTCAGGCTGCACCTCACACCAATCAAGCACGTGAAACGCACGCGAAGCCCGCACCGGCGGATGCATCGCCGGACACGCAACCGGCCGCCGCGCCGGCCCACCAAACGGCTCAATCACGCATGACTGATTCGAACGATTCCAACAAAGCTTCACCTCAGCCCAACGTGCCACCGCCTCCGCCCAATACGCCTTTCACGCCCTACGAGCAGCAGAAGCGGCGCGGCGGCGCGGGTACGGTGTTGTTGTGGTTCGTCATCGTTATCCTCGCGATTGCTGCGGGCGCGGGTGGCTATGCGCTCAACCGCAAGTTCGAACGCAATAACCAGGCGCTCGCCCAGCGCGTCGAAGAGGCCAACGCGCAAGACGCGCAACTGCGCGCCAAGGCCGACGAAGCCGCGAGTTCGACCGCCGCGCTCAATACGCAGGTCATTCAGTTGCAGGGCAAGCTCAATGACGCCGAGGCGCACAGCCAGGCGTTGCAGCAGCAGTATCAGGACCTCGCGAGCAATCGCGACGACTGGACGGTTGCCGAAGTCGAGCAGATTCTGTCGAGCGCAAGCCAGCAATTGCAATTGACCGGCAACGTGCAACTCGCGCTTTTCGCGCTGCAAAGCGCCGACACGCGGTTGGCCGCCACGAACGGTCCGCAGGTCGTGGCGATCCGCAAGGCCGTCGCGCAGGACATGGACAAGCTCAAGGCCACGCCGACCACCGACCTCACGGGTCTCGCGATCAAGCTAGATACGGCGATCGACCGCATCGACAGCTTGCCGCTGTCCGGCGAAGCGCCGATCGATCCGGCGCGCGCTCGCGCGTCAGAACCGGGTGACAGCGCGTCGATTGCAGCGGCGACCGGCGTGCCGCGCTGGAAGGTGCTGTGGTATCAGATCACGAGCGGCATCGGGCAGCAGTTGTCGAGTCTCGTGTCGGTGCGGCGTATCGACAATGCGGACGCCATGCTCACGTCGCCGGATCAGGGTTACTTCGTGCGCCAGAACGTGAAGCTGCGTCTGTTGTCGGCGCGTCTTTCGCTGCTTTCGCGCAGTGAGCCTACGCTCAAGTCCGACCTGAAAGCCGCCGATGCCGCGCTTGCCCGCTACTTCGATCCCTCGTCGAAAGCGGTTCAGGCCGTGCGCGATCTCGTGAAGCAGGTCGATCAGGCGTCGATGGCCGTCGCCGTGCCGAACCTGGACGCGAGCCTCGCCGCCGTGCACCAGTTCAAGCGAGGCGGATGA
- the trxB gene encoding thioredoxin-disulfide reductase has translation MSSTKHAKVLILGSGPAGYSAAVYAARANLSPLLITGLAQGGQLMTTTDVENWPGDPTGVQGPELMQRLEEHARNFNTEIVFDHIHTAKLNERPLRLIGDSGEYTCDSLIIATGASAQYLGDPSEEAFMGKGVSACATCDGFFYRNGEVAVIGGGNTAVEEAIYLAGIANKVTVIHRRDKFRAEPILIDRLLAKEKEGVVDIKWNHVLDEVLGDATGVTGLRVKSTETGDTTDVKLQGVFVAIGHKPNTDLFTNQLEMKNGYIITKGGTTGDATSTSIPGVFAAGDVQDHVYRQAITSAGTGCMAALDAQRYLETIDETPTPHSMSHEKDR, from the coding sequence ATGTCATCGACCAAACACGCCAAAGTGCTGATTCTCGGTTCCGGCCCCGCCGGCTATTCGGCCGCCGTCTACGCCGCGCGCGCGAATCTGTCGCCGCTGCTCATCACCGGCTTAGCTCAGGGCGGTCAGTTGATGACCACCACCGACGTCGAAAACTGGCCGGGCGATCCCACGGGCGTGCAGGGTCCGGAACTCATGCAGCGCCTCGAAGAACACGCGCGCAACTTCAACACCGAGATCGTCTTCGATCACATCCATACGGCGAAGCTCAACGAGCGTCCGCTGCGGTTGATCGGCGACTCGGGCGAGTACACGTGCGACTCGCTCATCATCGCGACGGGCGCATCGGCGCAATATCTCGGCGATCCTTCCGAAGAAGCGTTCATGGGCAAGGGCGTGTCGGCGTGCGCTACCTGCGACGGCTTCTTCTATCGCAACGGCGAAGTGGCGGTGATCGGCGGCGGCAATACGGCGGTCGAGGAAGCCATTTACCTTGCGGGCATCGCGAACAAGGTCACGGTGATCCATCGTCGCGACAAGTTCCGCGCCGAGCCCATTCTCATCGACCGCTTGCTGGCGAAGGAAAAGGAAGGCGTCGTCGATATCAAGTGGAACCACGTGCTCGACGAAGTGCTCGGCGACGCGACCGGCGTGACCGGCCTGCGCGTGAAGAGCACCGAAACCGGCGATACCACCGATGTCAAGCTGCAAGGCGTGTTCGTCGCAATCGGTCACAAGCCGAACACCGATCTCTTCACCAACCAGCTCGAAATGAAGAACGGCTACATCATCACGAAGGGCGGCACGACGGGCGACGCAACGTCCACCAGCATCCCCGGCGTGTTCGCGGCGGGCGACGTGCAGGATCACGTGTATCGTCAGGCAATCACGAGCGCCGGAACCGGTTGTATGGCGGCACTGGATGCGCAACGTTATCTGGAAACCATCGACGAAACGCCCACGCCGCACTCGATGAGCCACGAAAAGGATCGTTGA
- a CDS encoding heme biosynthesis protein HemY, whose product MTIRGLIWIALLFVVAAIIATVGGFNGGQILLVLPPYRIDMSLNLFVVALVVLFLALYALIRAIRGVWKMPSRVAAYRTRSKLAKANASLRDAIGHLYAGRFSKAEKAARDALSVEDNKGAAGLIGANAAHRLHEYARRDEWLAQVGGADWQDARLMATADMRADGRDADGALVALTEIQAQGGRRIHAQQIALRAQQQLKNWGEVLKLVRMLEKREALHPAVAVRLRQVAAENLLRDRRHNPDALLELWQSLSPVERQSPRLADLAAELLIALDRRAEAKKIIEDALAVNWDARLLRRYPDCIVGGDALPLIQRAEAWQKERTEDADLLFTLGRLCLHQQLWGKAQAFLESALKLAEDEPLRIRTHRALARLHEQLGDTEKAAEHYRASALAMNVV is encoded by the coding sequence ATGACGATTCGTGGACTCATCTGGATTGCACTGTTGTTCGTCGTTGCGGCGATCATCGCGACGGTCGGCGGCTTCAATGGCGGGCAGATTCTGCTCGTGCTGCCGCCATATCGCATCGACATGTCGCTCAATCTGTTTGTCGTGGCGCTGGTCGTGCTGTTTCTCGCGCTCTATGCGCTGATCCGCGCGATCCGTGGCGTGTGGAAGATGCCGTCGCGCGTGGCGGCGTATCGCACGCGCAGCAAGCTTGCGAAGGCGAACGCGTCCTTGCGCGATGCGATCGGCCATCTGTACGCGGGCCGCTTCTCGAAGGCCGAGAAAGCCGCGCGCGATGCGTTGAGTGTCGAGGACAACAAGGGCGCGGCGGGCTTGATCGGCGCGAACGCGGCGCATCGGCTGCATGAATACGCGCGTCGCGACGAGTGGCTCGCGCAAGTCGGCGGCGCGGACTGGCAGGACGCGCGCCTGATGGCCACCGCCGACATGCGCGCCGATGGCCGCGACGCGGACGGCGCGCTCGTCGCGCTGACCGAGATCCAGGCGCAGGGCGGGCGGCGCATCCATGCGCAGCAGATCGCGTTGCGCGCCCAGCAGCAGTTGAAGAACTGGGGCGAAGTGCTGAAGCTCGTGCGCATGCTGGAAAAGCGCGAGGCGCTGCATCCCGCGGTCGCCGTGCGGCTGCGGCAAGTCGCGGCGGAAAACCTGCTGCGCGATCGCCGGCATAATCCGGATGCGCTGCTCGAACTGTGGCAATCATTGTCGCCGGTGGAGCGTCAGTCGCCGCGTCTCGCCGATCTCGCCGCCGAATTGCTGATCGCGCTGGATCGTCGGGCGGAAGCGAAGAAGATTATCGAAGACGCGCTCGCCGTGAACTGGGATGCGCGGTTGTTGCGGCGTTATCCGGATTGCATCGTCGGGGGCGACGCCTTGCCGCTCATTCAGCGCGCCGAAGCCTGGCAAAAGGAACGCACCGAAGACGCCGACCTGCTTTTCACGCTCGGTCGTCTGTGCCTGCATCAGCAATTGTGGGGCAAGGCGCAGGCGTTTCTCGAATCGGCGCTGAAGCTGGCGGAAGACGAGCCGTTGCGTATTCGGACGCATCGCGCGCTGGCGCGTCTGCACGAGCAACTCGGCGATACCGAAAAGGCCGCGGAGCATTATCGCGCAAGCGCGCTGGCAATGAACGTGGTCTGA
- a CDS encoding DNA translocase FtsK, with protein MAKASYSASPQALPHRMSRLFTEIRWILQVALGLFLVMALLSYSQKDPSWMHAISVDHISNWAGRVGANTSDILLLAFGLSSYWFVVLLGRRIVANYRRITQPALADDDTPRDRTWLAEAFAFVLVLLASDGIEALRMWSLKVPLPRAPGGVVGDMVARHVSHALGFTGATLFLLIALAIGLSLYFRFSWLSVCEKIGDGILTAITGAQLRREAGRDRKLGEEAATKREGKVVRSRVKQEDHEPVVIVPPVATPPRSERAEKEKQVPLFKDLPGDSTLPPLALLDAPPKIQETIAADTLEYTSRLIEKKLKDFGVEVSVVAAYPGPVVTRYEIEPATGVKGSQIVGLAKDLARSLSLVSIRVVETIPGKNFMALELPNQRRQTVKLSEILGSEVYAAAASPLTMGLGKDIGGNPVCADLAKMPHLLVAGTTGSGKSVGINAMILSLLYKASADQVRLILIDPKMLEMSVYEGIPHLLCPVVTDMRQAGHALNWAVAEMERRYKLMSKMGVRNLASFNSKIDEAKKRDETIPNPFSLTPDEPEPLARLPHIVVVIDELADLMMVVGKKVEELIARIAQKARAAGIHLILATQRPSVDVITGLIKANVPTRMAFQVSSKIDSRTILDQQGAESLLGMGDMLYLPPGSGLPVRVHGAFVSDEEVHRVVDKLKEHGEPNYIEGILEGGLAGEGEEGAPGAGGATDGESDPLYDQAVEVVIKNKRASISLVQRHLRIGYNRAARLLEQMENSGLVSSMSSNGNREILTPARDSD; from the coding sequence ATGGCCAAAGCATCCTATTCCGCGAGCCCGCAGGCGCTGCCGCACCGCATGTCGCGGCTCTTCACCGAGATTCGCTGGATTCTCCAGGTTGCGCTCGGACTGTTTCTCGTCATGGCGCTCCTTTCCTATAGCCAGAAAGACCCGAGCTGGATGCACGCCATCAGCGTGGATCACATTTCGAATTGGGCTGGGCGCGTCGGCGCCAACACGTCCGATATCCTGCTGCTCGCGTTCGGGCTCTCGTCGTACTGGTTTGTCGTGCTGCTCGGGAGGCGGATCGTCGCGAATTACCGGCGCATCACGCAACCCGCGCTCGCCGACGACGACACCCCGCGCGATCGCACCTGGCTCGCCGAGGCATTCGCGTTCGTGCTCGTGCTGCTCGCAAGCGATGGCATCGAGGCGTTGCGCATGTGGTCGCTCAAGGTGCCGCTGCCGCGCGCGCCGGGCGGTGTGGTCGGCGACATGGTCGCGCGCCATGTTTCCCACGCGCTCGGCTTCACGGGGGCGACGCTCTTTCTGCTGATCGCGCTGGCCATCGGCTTGTCGCTCTATTTCCGCTTCTCGTGGTTGTCCGTGTGCGAAAAAATTGGCGACGGCATTCTCACCGCGATCACCGGCGCGCAACTCCGGCGCGAAGCGGGCCGCGACCGCAAGCTCGGCGAGGAAGCGGCGACCAAGCGCGAAGGCAAGGTCGTGCGCTCGCGCGTGAAGCAGGAAGATCACGAGCCGGTCGTGATCGTGCCGCCGGTCGCCACGCCGCCGCGCTCCGAGCGCGCGGAGAAAGAAAAGCAGGTGCCGCTCTTCAAGGACCTGCCGGGCGATTCCACCTTGCCGCCGCTCGCGTTGCTCGATGCGCCGCCGAAAATCCAGGAAACCATTGCTGCCGACACGCTGGAATACACCTCGCGTCTCATCGAAAAGAAGCTGAAGGACTTCGGCGTGGAAGTGAGCGTGGTCGCGGCGTATCCGGGGCCGGTCGTGACGCGTTACGAGATCGAACCGGCCACGGGCGTGAAGGGCAGCCAGATCGTCGGGCTCGCGAAGGATCTGGCGCGCTCGTTGTCGCTCGTGTCCATCCGCGTCGTCGAAACCATTCCGGGCAAGAATTTCATGGCGCTCGAATTGCCGAACCAGCGCCGCCAGACCGTGAAGCTCTCCGAGATTCTCGGCTCCGAGGTCTACGCAGCCGCCGCCTCGCCGCTAACAATGGGCCTTGGCAAGGACATCGGCGGCAATCCGGTCTGCGCCGATCTTGCCAAGATGCCGCACTTGCTGGTCGCGGGCACCACGGGTTCGGGCAAGTCCGTCGGCATCAACGCGATGATTCTTTCGCTCCTCTACAAGGCAAGCGCGGATCAGGTGCGGCTCATCCTCATCGACCCGAAGATGCTTGAAATGAGCGTCTACGAAGGCATTCCGCATCTGCTGTGTCCGGTCGTCACCGACATGCGGCAGGCGGGTCACGCGCTCAACTGGGCGGTCGCGGAAATGGAGCGGCGCTACAAGCTCATGAGCAAGATGGGCGTGCGCAATCTCGCGAGCTTCAACAGCAAAATCGACGAAGCGAAGAAGCGCGACGAAACCATTCCGAACCCGTTCAGCCTCACGCCGGACGAACCCGAGCCGCTCGCGCGTCTGCCGCATATCGTCGTAGTCATCGACGAACTGGCCGATCTGATGATGGTCGTCGGCAAGAAGGTCGAGGAGTTGATCGCGCGGATCGCGCAGAAGGCGCGCGCGGCGGGCATCCATCTGATTCTCGCGACGCAGCGGCCGTCCGTCGATGTCATCACGGGCCTCATCAAGGCGAACGTGCCGACGCGCATGGCGTTCCAGGTGTCGTCTAAGATCGATTCGCGCACGATTCTCGATCAGCAGGGCGCGGAATCGTTGCTCGGCATGGGCGACATGCTTTATCTGCCGCCAGGCTCGGGTCTGCCGGTGCGCGTGCATGGCGCGTTCGTGTCGGATGAAGAAGTGCATCGCGTGGTCGATAAGCTCAAGGAGCACGGCGAGCCGAACTATATCGAAGGCATTCTCGAAGGCGGACTGGCCGGCGAGGGTGAAGAAGGCGCGCCCGGCGCAGGCGGCGCGACCGATGGCGAGTCCGACCCGCTTTACGATCAGGCGGTGGAAGTGGTCATCAAGAACAAGCGCGCTTCGATCTCGCTCGTGCAGCGGCATCTGCGCATTGGCTATAACCGGGCGGCGCGGCTGCTCGAACAGATGGAGAACTCCGGGCTCGTTTCGTCGATGTCGTCGAACGGCAACCGCGAGATTCTGACGCCGGCGCGCGATTCCGACTGA